In the Dermochelys coriacea isolate rDerCor1 chromosome 23, rDerCor1.pri.v4, whole genome shotgun sequence genome, gggctgcgggtcgggagtcaggggcaccagcagggctggggggagcacagggctgggatggggggggtctTTGTCTCCCGATAGGGGTCAGCCCTGACCGCAAGGAGACAGCGCCTCCGGCTGGGGCCCCCAGGACACTTACTTGGTTCAGGGTCCGGGTGTGCGAAGAATCAGCCGCAGTTACACACAGGGGGGAGGAGGCCGCACAGTTCGCCCTGGGGGCTGCCCCCTTctcacctcctgcccccccccccagccccgatgctcccagccagccccgGCGCCGGCTCCGGTCTCCAGTGTGGGCCGAGTGCCACTGAGAGAAGCAAGAAGATGCTCAAAGAGTCACTGGCTGAACCCCACCCCGCTCGCCCCACccctctgagcccctccctcctgtcccctcTTCTGTCCCCCAACTCCTGCGGGCAcgaatggggcatggggccttAGCCCCCAGGGGGCACTGTCTGCGAGCTGCCCCCCAGGGTGGGGGGACGGCTGGCTTGGGGGAGCTAGGAGTATGGCACAGGGCCTTCCCCCTCTGGCCAAAATCCCTCATTGTGatagttggggggctggggggacccCCTTTGACTCTAATAACAGAGGTGGCTTGATGGGCCCCCTTCTCTTGTCCGACTCTTCCCCTCCCTGGACCCCCATCAACTCCTcaaaccctcccctcctcccccaccctccccatcatCTCCTGCCCCCCCTTTTGTTCCCCCCCGCATCGTCCCCACACCAGCTGTCCAATTAGGACATTCTTTCCCCTGGGATGCAGCCCTGGCACTTAGCAGCAATTAGGAGCGTCCGGGGGCCATGGGGAGCCACGTGCCAGCAGCTCCGTGGAGACAGGCTCAATGGGGTGCGCAGGGGCAGGAATTCGGCTGCACAAagggccccccccagctccccctcctgcagccgGCACCCGGCCACGTGGAGTGGTTAGAGCAATTGCAGGGAATTGGAGACTTAAGTGCGAGGTCAAAGTGTGTCCAAACCAGTCCTCCCCCGCCCATCACCGCCTGGGCCCATCTACCCCAgcgtcctgccccttccctgcccccccacatcaGACCCGTAGGCCCCTCTTGCCTCCAGCAGAAGGCggcagacacccccacccccccacacacacacacatctgcttCCCTGCAGTTGGCTAAGCCAACCCCGCCCTGGCAAACATTGCCCCCCCTTCCTCGCTAGGGGAGATCAAAGCTCACCCGCCCCtctccctgggctcccctgccCTTCACAAGCAGGCAGCAAAATAAACTCAGGCTGGGAACAATGTCGCCTCTCATGTTAGCAGGGCCCTGCGGGGTGTGTGCgcgggagtggggtcgggggggcAGCGACCAGGGCCCAGTGAAAATCCTCCGAGCAAGAAGGCCAGGATGCCTGAGTTCTCTGCCGGCTCTgagaggggagcggggtctagtggttagagcggggggggaggggcaggagccaggattcctgggttctctcctggctctgggcagggagtgggatctagtggttagagtgagGAGGCGGGAGGGtgtctgactggctggctggccccTCGCTGGTTTTTGGTGGTTTATTTTTCCACCAGGCCAGAGCCAAGCTGCCGCTGGCAGGGGgagcgctggggctggggctggcaccgGCACCGGGAGGGGCCCCCGCTGTccccctggcccaggctgcagccAAGACGGACGTGAGCTGTGCCCCAGGAATTGCGCGGCCCATGGCCGTCACGCCTCGGCAGCAGGGTGAACAGCGGGCgggtgaggggggaaggagaaggggagggagcCGCAGCCCCAaggctgggttggggggaacgaactaggggaggaaaggaagagccGAGCGATGGGCGGCCAGGTGCAGGGAGCAAAAAAGAGCTGAATTCAAGAGCAACCCAGAGaaagggtggggagaagaaagggggggcagcagggcactggaggggggtgccgtggggcagggcaggcagccagCTGGAGCAGGCAACTCTGTGCCCAGGTGAGGCCCAGCCAGCCGCATGGCTGGGAGGAGCCGGAAGCAGCATCCCCAGCCAGGCTCAGAACCTGCTGGATGAGCCATGCCAGGATCTCCGAGCCAACCGGCTCCACCTGCtggacccccactcccctcccagagccgggaagagaacccaggagtcctggctcccagcccccctgctctaaccgctagaccccactcccctctcagagccggggggagaacccaggagtcctggctccctgccaccCACCTGTTCTATTGCTCcagtccccgccccacccccaccttgttTTAAATCCGCCTGCTGGGGGCCGGGGGCAGGTCAGGGGTTAGACAAACCCAGGAGGAACAAGCCTATTTgcctttggggtgggggtgggggtgtccaaGCTGCCTGCTAAAGCCAAAATTACAGCCTGGGGCAAACCGCCGCAGGGGACGTTCGCGCCCTGTCCCCGGGCACTCCCTGACTCGTCCGGCTGGGTAGCTCCCcacagggtggggggctctgggtcgaCACCAGCGATGTCCGGGAGGACACCCGCTCCCGCCACAAGGAGGGCAGTGTGGGCACGCACCCCGGGCACCGGAACGGGGGCCATGGACCCCCCACTTTTTACCTGCCGCAAGGGCAAGCgacagggggaaggggcagagaggagcgagtgggAGGGTCCTCgggggctggggaggcagcaCTGCTCGGGGGGGCAGCCTCCCACGTTTATCACACGTCCACCGCTCTTGATGTGCACAGCCAGCTTCGCCGTGCACCGCTGTGACCGAGTTCAACTTCATTTAGCAGTGTAGACGTGCCGTTAAACCTGAGCGGCTGCTTCATGCAGATGACTCTGCTCCTGGGGAAAGCCCATCGGGTTCGCTGAAGGGAGGGATTCACTCACATACCCACAGGCGgccctcagagctgggcgcccagccagcagccactgctccccGCACAAACGAAGCACTGTTGGGGGGCggatgggcggggggggcagcaggggccaggggcattTTCTCTGAGACCGGCCCAGGGCGAGGAGGGTGGCCTCTGGCTTGTTCCTCTCCCTGTGGTTTGGTTCATCTCCACGGGTGAGTCGCTGACATTTCGGCAGGAACTTTTTCCAAGGCAAACGCCCTGGATCCGTGCCCGGCCAGGTCCCGTGCCCAGACGGCTGCCCCAGGGCAGCACTAAGGGGTACCGTGCtccagggagcggggtgggggctcagcaggaggcgctgggctgcaggggatcCAGCAGGGGGCGCACTCCCccggcagtcagggctggccctgaTGCCCCATGGTGGCAATTTTCCAAGCCAACCGGAGATTTCCTGGTGCCAACGTTCCCTGGGTGCAAAGGGACATTTTCCCTGGCCCAGCAATGGCCATTTCTCAGCTGGCCTCTCGTTTTCCTTCCTTCACGCGGTGCTTCGTCTGCGTCTCTGGCACTGTTTATTTCTCGCGCCCGCGGCTGGCGATGGGCCCGCTGAACCCAGCAGGGGTACGCCCGCCCCAGCAGGGCCGCCTGACACTGGCTTGCTTTCTTGCCTTTCTTCTTGGGTTCTTTTTTCCTAGTTCGTTCattccttcttcctccctccctcatgtTTCAGGGGAgccccctttctttctttctttcccgaCCCCTCTGTCAAGCTGCCCGTCCCACCCGCCCCGTGGCTGTAAGAACCAGGTCGCTCTCTGCAGCTCAGACAGAAGCCAGGAGCATGCGCCCCCCGCCAGGGGCCGGCCCGCCTCAGCCCCACATACCGACCTAGCAGGGTGCGTGGAATGCGGACAGAGCAGACGGCGCAGGCCAGACACATACACCCGCCCGCCCGCCAGCCGCGCACGCACTCGCGCCAGCCAGGGCGCCGCCAGACGCCGACCCCGCCGGACCCCGGGCAGCAGGGGGCACAAAGCCAGCGACAGGGCAATcggacgccccccccccccccggcccttgcGGCACGGCTTGGAGTGTCGGACGAGAGCGCACCGGACAAAGCCATGGACTGAGAGAGagacgagagagagagatagatagatagatagattggtggatggggatagatagacagagatagggtgtgtgtggggacagACAGGGGGCTCTGGGAACAGACAgttgggggggctctgggaaaAGACGGGGGGACGGACGGCTAGCCAGACAGACTCTGCCGGCCGACTGACATCTCCTCTCCTCCCATCGGTGGAAGCCCTTGGATCCAGCCCTGCGTCCGCCCCCCCGCCAGCCATGGACCCCCCCTCCAACCTATCGTCCCCCTCCAACGGCTCGCTGGCGGGCGGGCTGCCGGGGGCGGCAGGGCTGAGCCTGCTGGGGGCAGCCGGGGCAGCGGGGAACCTGTACACCCTGGCGGTGGCGCGGGCCGGGGCCGTCCCCTCCCCGCTCCACATCCACATCGTCAACCTGGCGCTGGCCGACCTGCTCTACCTGGCCGGGGTGCCCTTCGTGGTGCACAACGGGCTGGCGCGGGACTGGCGCTTCGGCGAGGCCGGCTGCcgggccctgctcagcctggacCTGCTCACCATGCACGCCAGCATCTTCCTGCTCACCCTGCTGAGCACCGAGCGGTGCCGCGCCGTGCGGCGCCCCTTCCGGGCCGCCCGCTGCTCCCCCGCCCGCCGCCGGGCCCTGGCCGGGGCCGTCTGGACCGCCGCCTTCACCCTGGCGCTGCCCATGATGCTGATGGTGCGGCAGGAGGAGCGGGCGGCGGGCGACGGCCGGGTGCGGCGGCTCTGCGTGCCCACCTGGCACGAGGCCCAGTACAAAACCTACCTGACCGTGCTCTTCGGCACCAGCATGGTGGGGCCCGGGCTGGCACTCGGGTACC is a window encoding:
- the LOC119847447 gene encoding urotensin-2 receptor-like, whose product is MDPPSNLSSPSNGSLAGGLPGAAGLSLLGAAGAAGNLYTLAVARAGAVPSPLHIHIVNLALADLLYLAGVPFVVHNGLARDWRFGEAGCRALLSLDLLTMHASIFLLTLLSTERCRAVRRPFRAARCSPARRRALAGAVWTAAFTLALPMMLMVRQEERAAGDGRVRRLCVPTWHEAQYKTYLTVLFGTSMVGPGLALGYLYGRLAWAYWLSQTRGVLGPRRGPKQRVFLLIFLIVVAFWACFLPFWLWQLVPLYSPGTAAGLPVATEIYINHLVTCLTYSNSCINPFLYTLLTRSYRDYRRARRAGRRATTRAQDAGP